The Stygiolobus azoricus genome window below encodes:
- a CDS encoding 50S ribosomal protein L30e, whose amino-acid sequence MSESISFEGELRTLLRTGKVILGTKRTLKMLKLGKVKGIIIASTLSQDLKDDLIHYAKLAGIPYYEYKGSALELGTLCGKPFIVSAIGVIDEGESKIFQNKLR is encoded by the coding sequence ATGTCTGAGAGTATAAGTTTTGAAGGGGAACTTAGAACTCTTCTGAGGACTGGAAAAGTTATTCTAGGTACTAAAAGGACTTTAAAAATGCTAAAGTTAGGAAAAGTTAAAGGTATAATAATTGCTAGCACCTTAAGTCAAGACTTGAAAGATGATTTAATTCATTATGCTAAACTTGCTGGTATACCTTATTATGAATATAAGGGTAGTGCGTTAGAATTAGGTACTCTTTGTGGTAAGCCGTTTATTGTGTCTGCAATAGGTGTTATTGATGAGGGTGAATCAAAAATTTTTCAAAATAAATTGAGGTGA
- the rpoA2 gene encoding DNA-directed RNA polymerase subunit A'': MVSEQMKNYIDKKLEEIKSKLPDKVIQDLRDTLYKLEIEVSQDEVDRIIELAIKEYESSLVEPGEAVGVVAAQSIGEPGTQMTLRTFHYAGIRELNVTLGLPRLIEIVDVRKTPSTPIMTIYLTDEYKYDKEKVLEIARKIEYTKVENVIASVSLDISSMSITLQLDEDMLRDKGLTAEEVKKTIYKLKLGKIRTEDIDENTFTIYFEEIDSITGLFKMREKILNSKIKGVKGIKRAIVQKKDDEYVIITDGSNVEGLIGIKGIDISKLQTNNIHEIAEIFGIEAARELIAREIKKVLDEQGLDVDMRHILLVADVMTRTGTVRQIGRHGVTGEKSSVLARAAFEVTVKHLLDASARGEVEEFKGVVENIIIGQPIRLGTGIVELSMKPNVR, encoded by the coding sequence ATGGTTTCCGAACAAATGAAGAACTATATTGATAAAAAATTAGAAGAGATTAAATCAAAATTACCAGATAAAGTAATCCAGGATCTGAGAGATACTTTATACAAACTCGAAATCGAAGTGAGTCAAGATGAAGTAGATCGTATAATTGAATTAGCTATTAAGGAATACGAGTCCTCACTAGTCGAACCAGGTGAAGCTGTAGGTGTGGTCGCTGCCCAATCAATAGGTGAGCCTGGGACGCAGATGACGTTGAGAACGTTCCATTATGCAGGTATAAGAGAACTCAACGTTACACTAGGCTTACCAAGATTAATAGAAATAGTGGACGTAAGAAAGACTCCTTCAACTCCAATAATGACAATTTATTTAACAGATGAGTACAAATATGACAAGGAGAAAGTACTAGAAATAGCGAGAAAAATCGAGTATACAAAAGTAGAGAACGTTATAGCGTCAGTTAGTTTGGATATATCTTCTATGTCAATTACTTTACAGCTTGATGAAGATATGTTAAGAGATAAAGGGCTTACTGCAGAAGAAGTAAAGAAGACAATTTACAAACTGAAATTAGGAAAAATTAGAACTGAAGACATCGATGAGAATACGTTCACTATATACTTCGAAGAAATAGATAGTATAACCGGATTATTTAAAATGAGAGAGAAGATTCTGAACTCCAAAATTAAGGGAGTTAAAGGTATAAAAAGAGCTATCGTTCAGAAAAAGGACGATGAATATGTTATAATAACAGACGGTTCTAATGTGGAGGGGCTAATAGGTATTAAGGGGATAGACATTTCAAAGTTACAAACTAATAACATTCATGAAATAGCGGAGATATTCGGTATTGAAGCTGCGAGGGAGCTAATAGCTAGAGAAATAAAGAAAGTACTTGATGAACAAGGTTTGGACGTAGATATGAGACATATATTGCTAGTAGCTGATGTGATGACTAGAACAGGTACAGTGAGACAGATAGGTAGGCATGGAGTAACTGGTGAAAAAAGTAGTGTACTAGCTAGGGCTGCATTCGAAGTCACGGTGAAACACTTACTTGACGCTTCAGCCAGAGGTGAAGTCGAAGAATTTAAAGGTGTAGTAGAAAACATTATAATCGGGCAACCGATAAGATTGGGTACTGGAATTGTGGAGTTGTCCATGAAACCTAATGTAAGGTGA
- the rpoA1 gene encoding DNA-directed RNA polymerase subunit A' gives MSEKVIKGIKFGILSPNEIRQMSVTAIITPEVYDEDGTPIEGGVMDPRLGVIEPGQKCPVCGNTLSACPGHFGHIELVKPVLHYGYVKHVYDFLRATCRHCGRLKIKEEDLERYRRIYNSIKDRWPSAARRLVEYVKKVAMKNMECPHCGEHQFKIKLDKPYYFNEERNGSLVRLTPSEIRERLERIPDSDVELMGYDPKTARPEWMILTVLPVPPITIRPSITIESGIRAEDDLTHKLVDIVRINERLKESLEAGAPQLIIEDLWDLLQYHVSTYIDNEIPGLPPAKHRSGRPLRTLAQRLKGKEGRFRGNLSGKRVDFSARTVISPDPSISIDEVGVPQTIAKILTVPERVTKFNIERIRQYIINGPDKWPGANYVIRTDGRRIDLRYVKDRKELAASITPGYIVERHLVDGDTVLFNRQPSLHRISMMAHRVRVLPGRTFRLNVLVCPPYNADFDGDEMNLHVPQSEEAIAEAREIMLVHKNIITPRYGGPIMGGGQDYISGAYLLSVKTTLLTKEEVATILGVTDFNDDLGEPAILSPKQYYTGKQVISLFLPKDFNFHGVANISKGVRACKNEVCPHDSYIVIKNGILLEGVLDKKAIGNQQPESILHWLIKEYGTEYGKWIMDNVFKMFIRYIELRGFTMTLDDVTIPPEALKEIDQSTADAYNQVNDLIKKYNEGKLEPIPGRTLEESLEDYILDTLDKLRKIAGEIATKYLDPFNNAYIMAITGARGSELNITQMTAMLGQQSVRGERLKRGYMNRTLPHFKAGDISPDSRGFVHNSFTRGLTPIEMFYHAAGGREGLVDTAVKTSQSGYMQRRLINALSDLRVEYDGTVRSLYGEVMEVSYGDDEVHPMYSAHGKSVDINRIVERVIGWRK, from the coding sequence ATGAGTGAAAAGGTTATTAAAGGAATAAAATTCGGTATTCTCTCGCCTAATGAAATTAGGCAGATGTCGGTTACCGCAATTATAACTCCTGAAGTTTATGACGAAGACGGTACGCCTATTGAAGGAGGGGTAATGGATCCTAGACTCGGGGTTATAGAGCCTGGTCAAAAATGCCCAGTATGCGGAAACACACTTTCAGCTTGCCCTGGTCACTTTGGGCATATAGAATTAGTGAAGCCAGTTCTTCATTATGGGTATGTAAAGCACGTTTATGATTTTCTCAGGGCAACATGTAGGCATTGTGGTAGGCTTAAGATAAAAGAAGAAGATTTGGAAAGATATAGGAGAATTTATAATTCAATTAAAGATAGATGGCCTTCAGCAGCTAGAAGGTTAGTCGAGTATGTCAAAAAAGTAGCTATGAAAAACATGGAATGCCCTCATTGTGGAGAGCATCAATTTAAGATCAAACTTGACAAGCCTTATTACTTTAATGAAGAAAGAAACGGATCTTTAGTGAGGTTAACTCCATCGGAAATTAGAGAGCGTTTAGAGAGAATACCAGATTCAGATGTAGAATTAATGGGCTATGACCCTAAAACTGCAAGACCTGAATGGATGATACTTACAGTATTGCCAGTTCCTCCGATTACTATACGTCCCTCAATCACAATAGAAAGTGGTATCAGGGCTGAAGACGATCTTACACATAAGTTAGTTGATATAGTGAGAATAAATGAAAGGTTAAAAGAGAGCTTAGAGGCTGGAGCTCCTCAACTAATAATAGAAGACTTATGGGACTTATTACAATATCATGTATCAACCTATATTGATAATGAAATACCTGGGCTTCCTCCAGCTAAACATAGATCTGGGAGGCCTTTGAGAACTTTAGCTCAGAGGTTAAAAGGTAAGGAAGGAAGATTCAGAGGTAACTTATCTGGTAAAAGAGTAGATTTCTCAGCAAGAACAGTAATTTCGCCTGATCCAAGTATAAGTATTGATGAGGTAGGGGTTCCTCAGACAATAGCTAAGATTTTAACTGTTCCTGAAAGAGTTACTAAATTTAATATTGAAAGAATAAGGCAATATATAATAAATGGACCAGATAAGTGGCCTGGAGCGAATTATGTGATTAGAACCGACGGTAGAAGAATCGACCTAAGGTATGTAAAAGACAGAAAGGAGCTTGCTGCAAGCATAACTCCAGGCTATATAGTAGAGAGACATCTAGTGGACGGTGATACAGTTCTATTTAATAGGCAGCCTTCTCTACATAGGATTTCAATGATGGCTCATAGAGTTAGAGTATTACCCGGTAGAACATTCAGATTAAATGTATTAGTATGTCCACCTTATAACGCTGATTTTGACGGAGACGAGATGAATTTGCATGTACCTCAGTCCGAAGAAGCAATAGCAGAAGCTAGAGAGATTATGCTGGTTCACAAGAACATCATTACTCCAAGGTATGGAGGACCTATAATGGGAGGAGGCCAAGATTATATAAGCGGTGCTTATTTATTATCAGTAAAAACTACTTTACTAACTAAAGAGGAAGTAGCCACAATACTAGGTGTTACAGACTTCAATGACGATCTAGGAGAACCTGCGATTCTGTCACCTAAGCAGTATTATACTGGAAAACAAGTGATAAGCTTATTCCTACCTAAAGACTTTAACTTCCATGGAGTAGCTAATATATCAAAGGGAGTTAGAGCTTGTAAGAATGAGGTATGTCCTCACGATTCATATATTGTAATTAAGAACGGAATTCTACTAGAGGGCGTTTTAGATAAGAAAGCTATAGGTAATCAGCAGCCCGAAAGCATTCTACATTGGTTAATTAAAGAATATGGTACAGAATATGGTAAGTGGATAATGGATAACGTCTTCAAGATGTTTATAAGATATATAGAGTTAAGAGGATTTACTATGACCTTGGATGACGTAACAATTCCACCAGAGGCGTTAAAAGAAATAGATCAGAGTACAGCTGATGCATATAACCAAGTTAACGATTTAATTAAGAAATATAATGAAGGTAAGCTAGAACCAATTCCAGGTAGAACGTTAGAGGAAAGCCTGGAGGATTATATTCTAGATACATTAGACAAATTAAGAAAAATAGCAGGTGAAATTGCTACTAAGTATCTAGATCCGTTTAATAATGCTTACATCATGGCCATAACTGGAGCTAGGGGTAGCGAGTTAAACATTACACAGATGACTGCCATGTTAGGACAACAGTCGGTTAGAGGAGAAAGATTAAAGAGAGGGTATATGAACAGAACTTTACCTCACTTCAAGGCTGGCGACATTTCGCCGGACTCAAGAGGTTTCGTTCACAACTCATTTACTAGAGGATTAACGCCAATAGAAATGTTCTATCATGCTGCTGGAGGTAGAGAAGGATTAGTAGATACTGCAGTGAAGACTTCGCAAAGCGGATACATGCAAAGAAGACTTATAAACGCACTATCAGACTTAAGAGTTGAATACGACGGAACAGTAAGATCTTTATATGGTGAAGTAATGGAAGTATCTTATGGCGATGATGAAGTCCATCCAATGTATAGTGCTCATGGTAAGTCGGTAGATATAAATAGAATAGTTGAAAGGGTCATAGGTTGGAGGAAGTGA
- a CDS encoding DNA-directed RNA polymerase subunit B — MLTTEQRWMITESFFKVRGLVRQHLDSFNDFLRNKLQEVIDEQGEITTEIPGLKIKLGKIRFDKPGIRETDRGPLREITPMEARLRNLTYSIPLYLTMIPIENNIEGEPVEVYIGDLPIMLKSIADPTATLPPEKLIEIGEDPKDPGGYFIVNGTEKVIVTQEDLATNRVLVDYGKSGSNITHVAKVTSAAAGYRVQVVIERLKDSTIQVSFATVPGKIPFVILMRALGFTTDRDIVYAVSLDPEIQNELLPSLEQASSITTVEDALDFIGNRVAVGQKRENRIQKAEQVIDKYFLPHLGTSPEDRKKKGYYLASAVNKLLELYLGRREPDDKDHYANKRVRLAGDLFTSLFRVAFKAFMKDLVYQLEKSKVRGRRLSLTALVRADIITERVRHALATGNWVGGRTGVSQLLDRTNWLSMLSHLRRIVSSLARGQPNFEARDLHGTQWGRMCPFETPEGPNSGLVKNLALLAQISVGINESTVEKFVYEQGVLKVEDIITKVTEEGEDIEKYLTWSKVYINGRLVGYYPDGKELAEKIREARRSNKLSDEINVAHIVTEYINEVRINCDSGRVRRPLIVVKDGKPLVTEQDIERVSKGEITFDDLVKEGKIEFLDAEEEENAYIALNPEDLTKEHTHLEIWPPAILGITASIIPYPEHNQSPRNTYQSAMAKQALGLYAANYQIRTDTRAHLLHYPQKPLVKTRMLDVIGYNERPAGNNAILAVMSYTGYNMEDAIIMNKSSVERGMYRSTFFRLYVTEEVKYPGGQEDKIMVPEAGTKGYKGKDYYRLLEDNGIVPPEVDVKGGDVLIGKVSPPRFLQEFKELAPEQAKRDTSIVTRHGEMGTVDLVLVTETAEGNKLVKVRVRDLRIPEIGDKFATRHGQKGVIGMLISQADMPYTPKGVVPDIILNPHALPSRMTIGQIMEALAGKYAALTGKIADATPFIESPTINEIKKGILESGFLPDGTEVVYDGRTGQKVKNRVLFGVVYYQKLHHMVADKMHARARGPVQILTRQPTEGRAREGGLRFGEMERDCLIGFGTAMLIKDRLLDNSDKVTVYVCDQCGYIGWYDRNKNKYVCPIHGDKTTLHPVTVSYAFKLLLQELMSMVIAPKLILGDKIALGGSNE, encoded by the coding sequence TGGGTTAAAGATAAAGCTAGGGAAAATTAGATTCGATAAACCGGGTATAAGAGAGACTGACAGAGGCCCTCTAAGAGAAATAACACCTATGGAGGCTAGGCTAAGGAATCTAACTTATTCTATCCCATTGTACTTGACAATGATCCCAATAGAGAATAATATAGAGGGAGAACCGGTCGAGGTCTACATAGGAGATCTACCCATTATGCTTAAGTCAATTGCAGATCCTACGGCAACACTACCTCCTGAAAAACTTATTGAGATAGGAGAAGATCCAAAAGACCCAGGCGGGTATTTTATCGTAAATGGAACAGAGAAGGTGATTGTCACTCAGGAAGACTTAGCGACTAATAGAGTTTTAGTTGATTATGGAAAATCTGGTAGTAACATTACACATGTAGCTAAAGTAACCTCTGCAGCTGCTGGATATAGAGTACAAGTAGTAATTGAAAGGCTAAAGGACAGTACGATTCAAGTATCTTTCGCTACAGTACCTGGAAAGATCCCCTTTGTAATTTTAATGAGAGCTCTAGGATTTACTACAGATCGTGATATTGTATATGCTGTGTCATTAGATCCAGAGATTCAAAACGAGTTATTACCTTCATTAGAGCAAGCGAGTTCAATAACTACAGTAGAAGACGCATTAGATTTTATAGGTAACAGAGTCGCTGTAGGTCAAAAGAGAGAAAACAGAATACAAAAGGCTGAGCAGGTAATAGATAAATACTTCTTACCTCACTTAGGAACTTCTCCAGAAGATAGAAAGAAAAAGGGTTACTATTTAGCTAGTGCTGTAAATAAGTTACTCGAACTCTACCTTGGAAGGAGAGAGCCAGATGACAAGGATCATTACGCTAATAAGAGAGTGAGACTTGCTGGAGATCTTTTTACAAGTTTATTCAGGGTTGCATTCAAAGCATTTATGAAAGATTTGGTTTATCAACTTGAAAAATCAAAGGTTAGAGGAAGAAGATTATCTCTAACAGCTCTCGTTAGAGCGGATATTATAACTGAGAGGGTAAGACATGCATTAGCTACTGGAAATTGGGTAGGAGGAAGAACTGGAGTTAGTCAATTGCTAGATAGGACTAACTGGCTCTCTATGTTAAGCCATCTAAGAAGGATAGTTTCATCACTTGCTAGAGGCCAACCTAATTTTGAGGCTAGAGATTTACATGGTACACAATGGGGAAGGATGTGCCCATTTGAAACTCCAGAAGGTCCTAACAGCGGTCTAGTCAAGAATCTTGCTTTATTAGCTCAAATCTCAGTAGGTATAAACGAATCTACCGTAGAGAAATTCGTATATGAACAAGGTGTACTGAAAGTAGAAGATATTATAACGAAAGTTACAGAAGAAGGAGAAGATATAGAGAAATATCTCACGTGGAGTAAAGTTTACATTAACGGGAGACTAGTAGGATATTATCCCGACGGTAAGGAGTTAGCGGAAAAGATACGAGAAGCAAGAAGGAGTAATAAGTTAAGTGATGAAATTAACGTTGCGCATATCGTAACTGAGTATATTAACGAAGTAAGAATAAATTGTGATTCAGGAAGAGTAAGAAGGCCTCTAATAGTAGTTAAAGACGGTAAACCTCTGGTGACTGAACAAGATATAGAAAGAGTATCTAAAGGAGAAATCACCTTTGATGATCTAGTAAAGGAAGGGAAAATAGAATTCCTTGACGCTGAAGAAGAAGAAAATGCATATATCGCACTTAATCCTGAAGACCTAACTAAAGAGCATACTCATCTGGAGATATGGCCTCCAGCAATCTTAGGAATAACTGCTTCAATCATACCATACCCTGAACATAACCAATCTCCTAGAAACACTTATCAATCTGCTATGGCTAAGCAAGCCCTAGGGCTATACGCGGCAAACTATCAGATAAGAACAGATACTAGGGCTCACTTGCTTCACTATCCGCAAAAGCCTTTAGTGAAAACTAGAATGCTAGATGTTATTGGATATAATGAGAGACCTGCTGGAAATAACGCTATCTTAGCTGTTATGTCATATACTGGATATAACATGGAAGACGCTATAATAATGAACAAGTCGTCAGTTGAAAGAGGAATGTACCGGTCGACGTTCTTCAGATTATATGTTACTGAAGAGGTAAAGTACCCAGGTGGACAAGAAGATAAAATAATGGTTCCAGAAGCAGGTACTAAGGGATACAAGGGTAAGGACTATTACAGATTATTAGAGGATAATGGTATAGTTCCTCCAGAGGTAGACGTTAAAGGAGGAGATGTGCTTATTGGTAAGGTGAGTCCACCAAGATTCTTACAAGAGTTTAAAGAATTAGCTCCTGAGCAAGCCAAGAGGGATACGTCGATAGTCACAAGGCACGGGGAAATGGGAACAGTTGATCTCGTCTTAGTTACGGAGACAGCAGAGGGTAACAAATTGGTTAAGGTACGTGTAAGAGATTTAAGAATTCCAGAGATCGGAGACAAATTTGCTACAAGGCACGGTCAAAAAGGGGTAATAGGAATGTTGATTAGTCAAGCAGACATGCCTTATACTCCCAAGGGTGTTGTCCCAGATATAATACTTAATCCTCATGCATTACCATCAAGAATGACAATAGGTCAAATTATGGAAGCATTGGCAGGAAAATATGCAGCACTGACGGGCAAGATTGCTGATGCGACTCCATTCATTGAGAGTCCGACGATAAATGAGATCAAGAAAGGTATATTGGAATCTGGTTTTCTACCAGACGGTACTGAAGTAGTATATGATGGAAGAACTGGGCAAAAAGTAAAGAACAGAGTGTTATTTGGAGTAGTATATTATCAAAAGCTTCATCACATGGTAGCTGATAAAATGCATGCAAGAGCTAGGGGGCCGGTACAGATTCTAACAAGGCAACCTACTGAAGGAAGAGCAAGAGAAGGAGGTCTAAGATTTGGAGAGATGGAGAGGGACTGTCTAATAGGCTTCGGAACAGCTATGCTAATTAAGGATAGACTTTTAGATAATTCAGACAAAGTAACGGTGTATGTATGCGACCAGTGTGGTTATATAGGTTGGTACGATAGGAATAAGAACAAGTATGTTTGTCCTATTCACGGGGATAAAACTACTTTACATCCTGTTACGGTATCTTACGCCTTTAAACTATTATTACAAGAGTTAATGAGTATGGTTATAGCCCCGAAACTTATATTAGGTGATAAAATAGCTTTAGGTGGTTCAAATGAGTGA